GATGGCTTCCTGTTGGCAGTGTTGCGCCGAGTGTTGTACAACACCTGTGGCAACACCTGTTTAGATTCCCATCTTTTGTAGTCATCTCTAAGTTTAAAACAGTAGTGTTTGATGTGACCAGGTCTAAAACAGTAGTGACAGATGAAGTGACGTTTCCTAGACTTGGACTTCTTGGTAGACAATTGCCTCTTCGATGGAGCACCTTTACCAGTGTGTGGTACATTCGAAGTTTCAGCCTTTTCCTTGACAAAGACAGTTGGCTTTCTTTCAGTATTGGATGATTCTCCAATTTCAAACAAGCTATTTGAATAACCAAGTCCAGCTTTGTCATTCTTTCCATTCATTAGAAGTGAATCAAGTTTAGATGTACTTGAATTAAGCTTGGCAaaaatttgagatgatttttcaagCTCCTCCTTGACTTTGCATAGCTccagatctttcttgctcaaGATTACTTCAAGTCGTGATACTTGAGACTTCAACTCAGTGTTCTCTTTGGATAGAATTGCATTCACTTTATTTCGTTTGATCCAGTGTTCGTACAATTCTTCATACATTGTCTGCACACTTTCCAGAGTGATCTCATCATCATCTATTTCCTGATTTTCAGACTGACTTGATTCATTAAGGGTTGTAGAATTGAGACATAAGGAATTTGAAGAGATGTTGCGACCAGGTATTGCAACACCGGTGGCAACACCCAATGGGTTGATTTGCATTAAGCGTTTCTCCTTGATCACAGCAGACAACGATATATGTTTTTCAGATTCATTTGATTCTTGGTCATCATCAGACTCTTCATCACTTAGAGTGACAGTCATGCCTTTGTTTCTTCGAAGTCGATTGGCACATTCATTGGCATAATGTCCATATCCGGAACACTCTCTACATTGCACTGAATCCAGATTTTTGACATTTGATTGGATTTGCAATTCGGTTTTCGGTCGAAATTGTCCTTTCATAGGAGTAAACTTTTGAGCTTTTGCAGAAGTGGAGTTATTTGGCAACTCAGATTTTTGTCCAATTATCTTCTTTTCTCTCATAGTCTTCAAGTAATCTCCAAATTTCTTAGTAAACAGAGAGATCGATTCTTCACCTAAATCAGAGTTATCCACCTCTTTAGATATTTGAAGGATTTCATCATAAGATTCGGTTGAGGCTTCAAAGGCTATTGTCTTCCCTTTATCCTTCCTTTGTAAATCAAGATTCATCTCAAAAGTTCTGAGAGAACTCATTAATTCATCCAGGTTGATCGTTGAAGTGTCCTTAGATTCTTCAATAGCACAGACTTTGACATTGAATCTCTCAGGAAGAGATCTTAGGACCTTGTTCACCAGTCTTTCATTTGGTATGGGATCTCCTAGACCATGTGATTCGTTTGAGAGTTGTCTCAACCGGCAGTCATACTCAAGAATAGACTCCTTGTCCTCCATTCTCAGGCTTTCAAATTTTGATGCCACCATCCTCAGCCTAGTTTTACGCACACTTGCGGATCCTTCACAGTGCTTCTGGAGTATCTCCCAAGCATCTTTGGCGCATACACAAGTGGTGATTAAATTAAACATCCTTGTGTCAACAGATGAAAATATAGCATTGAGAGCCTTAGAATTGTAGTTTGAAGATTGCACTTCATCGACAGTCCATGTACTTTCAGGTTTGAGCCGTGTGTCTCCATCAGCATCCTCGAGTTTTGGTGGACTCCAACCATCATGTACACGTTGCCAAGCTCTTTCATCAATGGATTtaataaaaaccctcatttttaCTTTCCACAATGCATAGTTTGATCCATCCAACACGGGAGGCCTAAAAACAGTATTTGTTGATCCTTCCATGATCCCTTTTCACtctgaaaacaaaaaaaaaaacaggatCTCACTTAGTAGCGTCAAGtggaagctctgataccaattgaaagttcTGTTTCCACATTGTATGTGTGAGTTGAGGGTCAGTGTTGTGTGTTACAGAATATAGGTGTTGTGCGTAGGTGTTGCAACACTCACGACAACATGCAACGGAAGTTACGTTTTAACAAATTAACACACAACGTGAATTATAATAAAGTGACAACCGAGATatgaattatgcacaagtataaaatacttgtgcggtgcctcagggcaaaataattcactagaaaacttgtaagtttacaaaaaccaatactagtgaaagaataaaacaactcccttattaaggcgagtaaca
This region of Primulina eburnea isolate SZY01 chromosome 14, ASM2296580v1, whole genome shotgun sequence genomic DNA includes:
- the LOC140811121 gene encoding uncharacterized protein; translation: MEGSTNTVFRPPVLDGSNYALWKVKMRVFIKSIDERAWQRVHDGWSPPKLEDADGDTRLKPESTWTVDEVQSSNYNSKALNAIFSSVDTRMFNLITTCVCAKDAWEILQKHCEGSASVRKTRLRMVASKFESLRMEDKESILEYDCRLRQLSNESHGLGDPIPNERLVNKVLRSLPERFNVKVCAIEESKDTSTINLDELMSSLRTFEMNLDLQRKDKGKTIAFEASTESYDEILQISKEVDNSDLGEESISLFTKKFGDYLKTMREKKIIGQKSELPNNSTSAKAQKFTPMKGQFRPKTELQIQSNVKNLDSVQCRECSGYGHYANECANRLRRNKGMTVTLSDEESDDDQESNESEKHISLSAVIKEKRLMQINPLGVATGVAIPGRNISSNSLCLNSTTLNESSQSENQEIDDDEITLESVQTMYEELYEHWIKRNKVNAILSKENTELKSQVSRLEVILSKKDLELCKVKEELEKSSQIFAKLNSSTSKLDSLLMNGKNDKAGLGYSNSLFEIGESSNTERKPTVFVKEKAETSNVPHTGKGAPSKRQLSTKKSKSRKRHFICHYCFRPGHIKHYCFKLRDDYKRWESKQVLPQVLYNTRRNTANRKPSVKKVWVPKANIKCSVIYTSLKTNIAGIWYFDSGCSRHMTGSKDHLIDYVELQNGHVTYGGGAKGKIAGKGTLNVDGLPSLHNVQGLLTIAINLEKTWCAIIQRFLREKSDTFEVFKKLHAKITNLHNLSVGKIRTDHGKEFENSHFISFCEKRGITHEFSTPKTPQQNGIAERKNRTLQEMARVMLNSKNISKRFWAEALNTACHISNRVYLRNGSTMTSYEIIMGKRPNLKYFHVFGCVCYVLNDRDHLAKFDSKSDKCLFLGYSSNSRAYRMYNLRTRTTMESINVVFDDLADLTGKTIEDDVDGLLNVSEPLPNTDVAPGVVTPKPTPALAEANDEPEENGEDDVDVTNGSDIPSKIQKNHP